AATTCTCGTTTAAAAGTGATTTTACCAAGTTATAAAGATGATGAGGTTATTGTAAGCCGAGAAAAAGTGCAGGATTTTAAGAGTTGGTTGGGGTAGTTTTTTTGTGAGATGTGAGAAGAAAGAAGAAAGAAAATGTTGTTTCCGTGGAAAGAGCCATAGGCTCGATACATATTGTAGGGCCGGATTTCAATCCGGGTTCGTTTTATATAAAAGCATAGCAATAAAAAAAGAGCCATTTGGCTCTTTTTTTATGTTTTAATATTTGATTTTTATTTGCTCAAACGGTGTAAAGTATACGTCATCGCACTTAAAAGGAAAAATGCCATAATTTGGTGGATTAACCCTAAAGCCAATGGAACGCTGTACAATAAAGTGAAAACGCCTAGCGCAAACTGAATGAAAACAAAAGCTACAAGAGTTTTAATTCCGTTTGATTGTGTATTGGTAAGTGTGTATTTTTTGCTTTTGAAGAAAAGAAAAAGAATCATCGCAACCACTACATAAGCAAAAGTTCTGTGTACAAATTGAACACCGCTTTTTCCTTCAATTAAATTTTTAATTAAAGAAGACTGCTCAATAAAAACCGATTCGTGAATAAATTCTCCATCGCTCATCAAAGGCCAGTGATTGTGAATTAATCCAGCATTTAAACCTGCGACAAATCCACCGTAAATAATCTGAATTAATAAAGCTGCCAAAGCATATCTTGCTATTGTGCGAAGTGGTAAAATTTTATTGATATTTCTTTCAGGGTAAATTAAATCCAAAGCCACCCAAAGTGTGTAAGCGAAAGTGATAAACGCAAAAGTTAAATGTAATGAAAGTCTAAAGTGGCTTACATCTGGATTGTCAATTAATCCGCTTTTTACCATAAACCATCCTAAGAAACCTTGGAAAGCTCCCATTGCTAGAAGCACAATGCATTTTTTAATGGTTGGAGTATCTAATTTTTTTCTAACTAAAAAGTAAACGAAAGGCACAAAGAAAACCAAACCGATAATACGCCCGATAAAACGGTGAAACCATTCCCAGAAATAAATGAATTTATAATCTGATAATTGAAAATCGTTGTGAATATTGATTTTCTGATATTCAGGGAATTTTTTGTATTCGTCAAAAGCGGCCTGCCATTTGGCTTCTGTTAAAGGAGGGAAGGTGTCGGTTACCAAATGCCAGTCGGTCATTGATAAACCTGAATTGGTTAAACGAGTAATTCCACCCACGACAACCATTAAAAATAATAAAACACAACCCGATAGTAACCAAATGATTACTGATTTAT
This is a stretch of genomic DNA from Flavobacterium endoglycinae. It encodes these proteins:
- a CDS encoding COX15/CtaA family protein, producing MKKENKSVIIWLLSGCVLLFLMVVVGGITRLTNSGLSMTDWHLVTDTFPPLTEAKWQAAFDEYKKFPEYQKINIHNDFQLSDYKFIYFWEWFHRFIGRIIGLVFFVPFVYFLVRKKLDTPTIKKCIVLLAMGAFQGFLGWFMVKSGLIDNPDVSHFRLSLHLTFAFITFAYTLWVALDLIYPERNINKILPLRTIARYALAALLIQIIYGGFVAGLNAGLIHNHWPLMSDGEFIHESVFIEQSSLIKNLIEGKSGVQFVHRTFAYVVVAMILFLFFKSKKYTLTNTQSNGIKTLVAFVFIQFALGVFTLLYSVPLALGLIHQIMAFFLLSAMTYTLHRLSK